Proteins encoded by one window of Candidatus Odinarchaeum yellowstonii:
- the mtnA gene encoding S-methyl-5-thioribose-1-phosphate isomerase: MASILDVSHFLESNGFEYDDRVCLYVNSKTGLPVTLFFDREDGRLFLLDQCKLPYEVTFWSTDDWYEAAVKGIKGMIVRGSQAIGVAGAYCLALACVKLNGLDLDEALKTLFMRGDIIKSVRPTAVNLSWAINRIFNKIKSWEISSLEDLKMNVLDEADRIFIEDFILNKNLRMNGSKLFESGDVVLTHCNAGSLATSYGGSALSILSEAFLEGKHLTVVAKETRPRSQGFKLTLWELNRIGIPTVAITDNMISKSIEQFNISKILVGADRITKDGCVANKIGTCDIARIAYMEKIPFYVAASHSTLDLDREYTEIPIEERDKDEVRALYEYEIKYMRDKGLLSERAFDKWPPDDKLTDSNQPSNFKIKIYNPAFDVTPSNYIRKIILDIGVYHPKRIKLLNWSLVDEKINRILGNQLDKIHRFQI, from the coding sequence GTGGCGAGTATACTCGACGTCTCACATTTTCTTGAGAGTAACGGCTTCGAGTACGATGATAGAGTGTGTCTATACGTTAATTCTAAAACAGGTTTACCTGTAACTTTATTCTTTGATAGAGAGGATGGTAGGCTCTTTCTATTAGACCAGTGTAAACTCCCATATGAAGTAACTTTTTGGTCTACTGACGACTGGTATGAAGCCGCTGTTAAAGGTATTAAAGGGATGATTGTGCGAGGCTCACAGGCTATCGGCGTAGCTGGTGCATATTGTCTAGCATTAGCGTGCGTGAAACTTAACGGTTTAGATCTCGATGAAGCGTTAAAGACGCTTTTTATGAGGGGTGATATCATAAAATCTGTTCGCCCTACAGCGGTTAATTTAAGCTGGGCCATCAACAGAATCTTCAATAAAATTAAATCTTGGGAGATTTCGAGTTTAGAGGACTTGAAGATGAATGTATTAGATGAAGCTGATAGAATTTTTATAGAAGACTTTATTTTAAATAAGAATCTTAGAATGAACGGATCAAAATTATTTGAATCTGGAGATGTTGTTTTAACTCATTGTAACGCAGGATCTTTAGCGACATCTTACGGTGGAAGTGCTTTAAGCATCCTATCCGAAGCTTTCCTAGAAGGAAAACACTTAACCGTTGTCGCTAAAGAAACCCGCCCTAGAAGTCAAGGATTTAAACTGACATTATGGGAGCTTAATAGAATAGGGATCCCTACAGTAGCGATCACCGATAATATGATTTCTAAGAGTATTGAACAATTTAATATTAGTAAAATACTTGTTGGAGCGGATAGAATAACTAAAGATGGGTGTGTTGCCAATAAAATAGGCACATGTGATATAGCGCGCATCGCTTATATGGAAAAAATCCCGTTTTATGTAGCCGCCTCTCACTCAACTTTAGACTTAGATCGTGAATACACTGAAATACCGATAGAGGAGCGGGATAAAGATGAAGTGAGAGCTCTATACGAGTACGAAATAAAATATATGCGAGATAAAGGGTTACTATCTGAAAGGGCATTTGACAAATGGCCGCCAGATGATAAGTTAACCGATTCTAATCAACCTTCCAATTTTAAGATAAAAATATATAACCCAGCTTTTGACGTAACACCAAGTAACTATATTCGTAAAATAATTCTTGATATAGGTGTATATCATCCTAAAAGAATAAAACTTCTAAACTGGAGTTTAGTAGATGAGAAAATTAATCGGATACTTGGAAATCAGTTAGATAAAATACACCGCTTCCAGATTTAA
- the endA gene encoding tRNA-intron lyase → MSGENETLEAEVEAEPVEAILDEDGLVKILDERKTEIYNKGYYGCFEKGVLKLTPLEALLLLERGRIKVTDSDKNPIDFKQLVNFYLKKDQKIWTKYIVYRDLRSRGYTVGLGYEGEMDFRVYERGAVPNEDAAKYLVYVIEEGIPLALINLEKIISIGASSRKKTALAVVDRQGEPTYYFVSEVEL, encoded by the coding sequence ATGAGCGGAGAAAACGAGACGCTGGAGGCTGAGGTCGAAGCTGAGCCTGTTGAAGCTATTTTAGATGAAGACGGCTTGGTTAAAATATTAGATGAGAGAAAAACTGAAATCTATAATAAAGGCTACTACGGCTGCTTTGAAAAAGGTGTGCTAAAATTAACGCCTTTAGAAGCGCTGCTCCTATTAGAGCGAGGTAGAATAAAAGTCACTGATAGTGATAAGAACCCCATCGACTTTAAGCAATTAGTCAACTTCTATTTGAAGAAGGATCAAAAAATATGGACGAAATATATAGTTTACCGTGATTTACGTAGCAGAGGCTACACTGTTGGATTAGGCTATGAAGGTGAAATGGATTTTAGAGTTTATGAAAGAGGAGCTGTTCCAAACGAGGACGCTGCAAAATATTTAGTATACGTGATAGAGGAGGGGATACCTTTAGCTTTGATTAACCTTGAAAAGATTATTTCAATAGGCGCTAGTTCAAGAAAGAAAACAGCTCTAGCGGTTGTAGACCGGCAGGGTGAACCCACCTATTATTTCGTTTCAGAGGTGGAACTTTAA
- the hisS gene encoding histidine--tRNA ligase produces the protein MSKTFRTVRGMRDYLKEDKWKLNYVNNIVRELYYKYNYDEVSTPIVEFFDLVAAKAGAEIREKMYVFEDKGGRLLALRPEMTAPIARLYIENLMRSSPKPVRLGYIGTCYRYDNPQRGRYREFWQAGFELFGSDYPESDIEILNIAYDLMLKLGFTDFKIRIGHIGVLRSFFNIIKISEELQDSILGSLDKKEFDKIDEIMKENNIPENIMELFYGILKLRGDDYTNIISQLKSLLSGYPEVLKEVEKFTILIQLLSKLDIIKKIEVDMSLARGLEYYTGLIFEIFVEGLEIAVGGGGRYDKLVELFGGERTPAVGFAAGIDRLIIAMEDKGLFRKSSERKILITPLTPEQIPACFIAARKVRELGYKTEVDVLRRNIKRALSYAVSNNYSFIIFIGEKEERENKVTVKKLDSGEQHTINIDDISKILMPVVSLY, from the coding sequence TTGAGTAAAACATTTCGAACAGTTAGAGGTATGAGGGATTATCTGAAAGAGGACAAATGGAAATTAAACTATGTTAATAACATAGTTAGAGAATTGTATTATAAATACAATTATGATGAAGTCTCCACACCAATAGTTGAGTTTTTCGATTTAGTAGCGGCTAAAGCCGGAGCAGAGATAAGAGAGAAAATGTATGTATTCGAAGATAAAGGGGGCAGACTCCTAGCTTTAAGACCTGAAATGACCGCTCCTATAGCTAGGTTATATATAGAAAACTTGATGAGAAGCTCCCCTAAACCTGTAAGATTAGGCTACATAGGAACCTGTTACAGATATGATAACCCGCAGAGGGGGCGGTATAGAGAATTCTGGCAGGCGGGTTTCGAGCTATTCGGCTCTGATTATCCTGAAAGCGATATAGAAATACTTAACATCGCATATGATTTAATGTTGAAGCTTGGGTTCACAGATTTTAAAATAAGAATAGGTCATATAGGGGTACTTAGAAGCTTTTTCAATATTATAAAGATCTCAGAGGAATTACAGGATTCGATATTAGGATCATTAGATAAGAAGGAATTTGATAAAATAGATGAAATAATGAAAGAGAATAATATTCCAGAAAATATAATGGAATTATTCTACGGTATTTTAAAGCTGAGGGGCGACGATTATACAAATATAATCAGCCAATTAAAAAGCTTGCTATCAGGTTACCCTGAAGTATTAAAAGAAGTAGAGAAGTTTACTATATTAATCCAATTATTATCAAAATTAGATATTATTAAAAAAATTGAAGTAGATATGAGTCTCGCAAGAGGTTTAGAATACTATACCGGGCTTATTTTTGAAATATTCGTAGAAGGACTTGAAATAGCAGTAGGTGGCGGAGGCAGATACGATAAACTAGTAGAATTATTCGGCGGGGAGCGCACACCTGCAGTCGGTTTCGCTGCGGGAATAGATCGTTTAATAATTGCTATGGAGGATAAGGGTTTATTCAGAAAAAGTTCTGAGAGAAAAATTTTAATAACCCCGTTAACCCCTGAGCAAATCCCAGCGTGTTTTATAGCCGCTAGAAAAGTGAGAGAGCTAGGGTATAAAACAGAGGTGGACGTGTTGAGAAGGAATATTAAAAGGGCGCTTAGCTACGCGGTTAGTAATAATTATAGTTTTATTATATTTATAGGTGAAAAAGAGGAGAGGGAGAATAAGGTTACAGTTAAAAAACTTGATAGCGGCGAGCAGCATACAATAAATATTGACGATATTAGTAAAATATTAATGCCTGTGGTGAGTTTATATTGA
- a CDS encoding zinc-ribbon domain-containing protein produces the protein MPKDLKIYEVDEFDKCPNCGGEIYRGRLNCRWGMIFYYRLKHDLLLDKKGLPIIFEENVRIGNPVKSRFEHAGICRSCLFLFFKAINYEPLRKGFEERFNKTRKELYKKAVEESKKPLNFDKCPVCGNKIDKGYLCDNPPSGCTPGLVFYMQLDKPINGRKEEPIVVAQDFLGHFYEAYFCDTCFTAIGRMEKFLPFAEDFWDRFEAPSKSTVIKLERRLQKLDQLENLQNQASGVSDSELDVQKEFEEYGRPVEEDFEDRMLESILEEISISDENSSGSKGSQLGDLVKAAESDKSDTEIEPKLPYEYLPSVKSCLEPADRFQFCPNCGVENSSKQNVCRKCGSSLPAIR, from the coding sequence TTGCCTAAGGATCTTAAAATATATGAAGTAGACGAGTTTGATAAATGCCCGAATTGCGGCGGTGAAATATATCGAGGGCGTTTAAACTGCAGGTGGGGGATGATTTTCTATTACCGGCTGAAACATGATCTTCTGCTTGATAAAAAAGGTCTCCCTATTATTTTTGAAGAAAACGTTCGCATTGGGAATCCGGTGAAAAGTCGTTTTGAGCACGCTGGTATATGCCGGAGTTGCTTATTTTTATTTTTTAAAGCTATTAATTACGAGCCTCTTAGAAAAGGTTTTGAAGAGCGTTTTAATAAGACTAGAAAGGAGCTTTATAAAAAAGCTGTGGAGGAGTCTAAGAAACCGTTAAATTTCGATAAATGCCCTGTTTGCGGTAATAAAATAGATAAAGGCTATTTGTGCGATAACCCCCCTTCCGGTTGCACACCAGGATTAGTCTTCTATATGCAGTTGGATAAACCTATCAACGGGAGAAAAGAGGAGCCGATTGTTGTAGCCCAAGACTTTCTAGGACATTTCTATGAAGCCTACTTCTGCGACACCTGTTTTACAGCTATAGGTAGAATGGAGAAATTCCTCCCCTTTGCCGAAGACTTCTGGGATCGGTTTGAAGCGCCTTCTAAATCCACAGTTATTAAATTAGAGCGGCGTCTTCAAAAACTAGATCAATTAGAGAATCTTCAAAACCAGGCTAGTGGGGTTAGTGATAGTGAATTAGATGTTCAAAAAGAATTCGAGGAATACGGGCGCCCTGTTGAAGAGGACTTCGAGGATCGCATGTTAGAGTCGATTCTCGAAGAGATTTCGATAAGTGACGAAAATTCTTCTGGATCTAAGGGGAGCCAACTCGGTGATCTTGTTAAAGCAGCGGAATCTGATAAAAGCGATACGGAGATAGAGCCTAAACTACCTTACGAGTATCTTCCCTCAGTTAAATCCTGTCTTGAGCCAGCTGATAGGTTTCAATTTTGCCCTAACTGTGGTGTGGAAAACAGTTCTAAACAGAATGTATGCCGGAAGTGCGGTTCATCTTTACCCGCGATCAGATAA
- a CDS encoding HesA/MoeB/ThiF family protein: protein MDVSLSDSEKIRYDRQIRIQNWGLEKQIKLKKSKVAVIGVGGLGSPISIYLAAAGVGKIILVDSEKFELSNLNRQIIASTCDLNRFKAEAAAEKLKKLNPEINVVYNTALLDENNINGIIGGCDVIVDALDNWGTRFLLNRFCVSKNIPLVHGGVTGWGGQTFTVLPRRGPCLECVFKGVGEVEGGFPVVGVTPGIIGLIEALEVIKLLTGLGKPLYDKMLVFDGLETSFEYVDIKRNLKCEVCGEG, encoded by the coding sequence TTGGATGTTAGCTTATCTGACTCTGAAAAAATAAGATACGACCGTCAAATAAGGATTCAAAACTGGGGTTTAGAGAAACAAATTAAACTAAAAAAGTCTAAAGTTGCGGTTATAGGAGTTGGCGGACTCGGCTCTCCGATCTCAATTTATTTAGCAGCTGCGGGTGTAGGCAAGATAATACTTGTAGACAGCGAAAAATTTGAGTTAAGCAATTTAAACAGGCAGATAATCGCATCCACCTGCGATTTAAACAGGTTTAAAGCGGAGGCGGCTGCTGAAAAGCTTAAAAAACTTAACCCAGAGATTAACGTGGTTTACAACACAGCCCTGCTCGATGAAAATAATATAAACGGGATTATAGGGGGCTGCGATGTTATTGTTGACGCTTTAGATAATTGGGGCACTAGGTTTTTATTAAACAGGTTTTGCGTTAGCAAAAACATTCCTTTAGTTCACGGGGGAGTTACTGGATGGGGGGGTCAAACTTTCACAGTTTTACCTAGGCGAGGGCCTTGCTTAGAGTGCGTGTTTAAAGGAGTTGGAGAGGTTGAAGGCGGTTTCCCTGTGGTTGGGGTGACTCCCGGTATAATCGGCTTAATAGAAGCATTAGAGGTAATTAAACTTTTAACAGGTCTCGGTAAACCTTTATATGATAAAATGCTTGTATTCGACGGACTTGAGACTTCTTTCGAATACGTTGATATAAAAAGGAATTTAAAATGTGAAGTATGCGGTGAAGGCTAA
- a CDS encoding radical SAM protein has translation MSKIKKLFTLTNMAFRVIQIKFLNKQLPLFASVDITNNCNLRCRHCYWWLNHTDNIELTPDEWRLIIRREIIKKGISAISLTGGEPLLRPDVIEAINDEMKWRNVSIVSNGTLPLINFGVGYFISIDGTERIHDSIRGAGSYRKIKKNIISHPEIKVVINMTINRLNYKSVEKVCEEFYPYAQAITFQFHTPFTYTDELWLEYGKERNETVNQLISLKLKFPDFIANTTKQLNLFKHNKWTPYCPTWLFVNIDSHGAEKQSCVISNTDEKGVKPLCDRCGIGCYTGAAAGLFLNDSEWFRMFNIAKRVRPIMNNKILENATHNLLL, from the coding sequence TTGTCTAAAATTAAAAAACTATTTACATTAACTAATATGGCTTTTAGAGTGATTCAAATAAAATTTTTAAATAAGCAACTCCCCCTCTTCGCATCCGTGGATATCACAAATAATTGTAATCTACGCTGTCGACATTGTTACTGGTGGTTGAATCACACCGATAATATAGAGTTAACTCCAGACGAGTGGAGGCTGATTATAAGAAGGGAAATCATAAAAAAAGGGATCTCTGCTATTAGTTTAACCGGCGGCGAGCCTCTCCTAAGACCGGACGTTATTGAAGCTATTAACGATGAGATGAAATGGAGAAATGTCTCAATTGTAAGTAACGGGACTTTACCTTTAATTAATTTTGGAGTAGGCTACTTTATATCAATAGATGGAACTGAGAGAATCCACGACTCAATCCGAGGCGCAGGGTCCTACCGTAAAATAAAAAAGAATATTATAAGCCACCCTGAAATAAAAGTGGTTATTAATATGACGATAAACAGGTTAAACTATAAATCAGTGGAAAAAGTTTGTGAAGAGTTTTATCCTTATGCACAGGCTATAACATTCCAGTTCCACACACCTTTCACTTATACTGATGAATTATGGTTAGAATACGGTAAAGAAAGAAATGAAACTGTAAACCAGTTAATCTCTTTAAAGCTTAAATTCCCAGATTTTATAGCTAACACAACTAAGCAATTAAATCTATTCAAACACAATAAGTGGACCCCCTACTGTCCAACTTGGCTATTCGTGAACATAGACAGTCACGGTGCGGAGAAGCAATCATGTGTTATCTCAAATACTGATGAGAAAGGGGTTAAACCTTTATGTGACCGTTGCGGTATAGGGTGTTATACAGGGGCGGCAGCCGGTCTGTTTTTAAATGATAGTGAATGGTTTAGAATGTTTAATATAGCTAAAAGAGTAAGACCGATTATGAATAATAAGATATTGGAAAACGCTACTCACAACCTCCTTTTATGA
- a CDS encoding PINc/VapC family ATPase, with amino-acid sequence MLNFRRVLLDTSIIIDGYISQSIEKGDLKNCKILIPNAVIAEIERQANLHKPAGFAGLVELKKLRELSNKGDITIEIVGERPTLDEIKLGPSGELDEIIIKCAEENLAELYTSDRIQADIAEIKGVKVNYIAKPGKALKLDIEKFFDSETMSVHLREGVPPKAKKGGPGGWRLVEISDKPVEGELLREIALQIYERALKEKDSFIEIDEPSATVIQLGNMRIVIARPPFSDGLEITAVKPIVKVSLKEYNLSSKLELRLEKRAEGILIAGPPGAGKSTFSAALAEYYSSKGKIVKTMESPRDLQVGQDITQYSPLSGSMERTADILLLVRPDYVIYDEMRKTDDFKIYADLRFSGVNMIGVVHASQPIDALQRFIGRIELGLISRVIDTIIFIEEGEIRKVYAVNTTVKIPTGMVQADLARPVIEVRDFETNRLEYEVYSYGEEVVVIPLISERETKTRQEPQLAKESIKVKVKSLKKNFRVYVRPDFSNRRLKFYVGEDHIFEAFVNQKGYTVVKKNSNIGKKIMEALENDYEIYAQLSDRG; translated from the coding sequence ATATTGAATTTTAGGAGAGTACTACTCGACACTAGTATCATAATAGACGGCTATATTTCCCAGAGTATAGAGAAAGGGGATTTAAAAAACTGTAAGATCCTAATACCCAACGCTGTGATAGCTGAAATAGAGCGGCAGGCTAATTTACATAAACCAGCAGGGTTTGCCGGACTTGTTGAATTAAAAAAATTAAGAGAACTCTCGAATAAAGGAGACATCACGATTGAAATAGTTGGAGAGAGACCGACCCTAGATGAAATAAAACTAGGCCCAAGCGGGGAGTTAGATGAAATAATTATTAAATGCGCTGAAGAGAATTTAGCAGAGCTATATACAAGTGATAGGATTCAAGCGGATATAGCTGAGATTAAAGGAGTTAAAGTTAATTATATAGCTAAACCTGGTAAAGCATTGAAATTAGATATTGAAAAATTTTTTGACAGTGAGACAATGTCCGTTCATTTAAGAGAGGGTGTACCGCCGAAGGCTAAGAAGGGGGGCCCGGGAGGTTGGAGGCTAGTCGAGATATCGGATAAACCTGTAGAGGGGGAGCTTCTAAGAGAGATCGCTTTACAAATATATGAAAGAGCTTTGAAAGAGAAAGACAGTTTTATTGAGATTGATGAGCCTTCAGCCACAGTTATCCAGCTAGGTAATATGAGGATAGTTATCGCTAGACCACCTTTTTCAGACGGTTTAGAGATAACAGCGGTTAAGCCTATAGTTAAAGTAAGCCTAAAAGAATATAATTTATCGAGTAAATTAGAGTTACGGCTTGAAAAAAGAGCTGAGGGAATTTTAATTGCAGGGCCTCCTGGTGCAGGTAAAAGCACGTTCAGCGCGGCTTTAGCTGAATATTATTCTAGTAAAGGTAAAATTGTTAAAACCATGGAGAGCCCCCGAGACCTCCAAGTAGGCCAAGATATAACTCAATATTCTCCGCTGAGTGGTAGCATGGAAAGAACAGCGGATATACTCCTACTTGTAAGACCTGATTATGTAATCTACGATGAAATGCGTAAAACTGATGACTTCAAAATATATGCGGATTTAAGATTCAGCGGAGTTAACATGATAGGCGTTGTTCATGCGAGCCAGCCTATAGATGCTCTGCAAAGATTCATAGGGAGAATTGAGCTGGGCTTGATTAGTAGAGTCATAGACACAATAATATTTATAGAAGAAGGGGAGATTAGAAAAGTTTACGCGGTAAATACAACTGTTAAAATTCCAACAGGAATGGTCCAAGCAGATTTAGCTAGACCGGTTATAGAAGTCAGGGATTTCGAAACAAACCGGTTAGAGTATGAAGTCTACAGTTATGGTGAAGAGGTTGTTGTTATCCCTTTAATCTCGGAGAGAGAAACGAAAACTAGACAGGAACCTCAATTAGCTAAAGAAAGTATTAAAGTTAAAGTTAAATCTCTTAAAAAAAATTTTAGAGTATATGTAAGACCCGATTTCTCGAATAGAAGGCTAAAATTCTATGTTGGAGAAGACCATATTTTTGAAGCGTTCGTTAACCAGAAAGGTTACACTGTAGTTAAAAAGAATTCGAATATAGGTAAAAAAATTATGGAAGCCCTTGAAAACGATTATGAAATATACGCGCAGTTATCTGATCGCGGGTAA
- a CDS encoding GTP-binding protein, which translates to MSRYRKHLNEILTLMEDQSKIRNVGIVAHIDHGKTTLSDSLLSASGYLSDELAGSVRALDYLEEEQLRGITIKAANISLLFNYNADSYLVNLVDTPGHVDFTGNVTRALRVIDGVIIVVDSVEGVMAQTETVTRQALSENIKPVLFINKIDRLINELKLSESEIQARLQNIIIEFNSLIESYSEDRFKSNWKINPINGSAFFGSALDRWGFNYEIFSKRNLKFKFIIEKYKNNEKSLLKSALPIHEPVIQAIINHLPSPREAQKYRIDKIWSGSLESEAGDYLTRCESSGPVILAVSSVLYDPKLKYTLIARIFSGTIRRGQVLVSLSDKSTHTVNQLFLIMGPSREPIDKATAGNIIGITSNVNIKSGETLVQEGFDNKMIPFEQIRYVSEPVMTVSLEPVKLTQLPELIEALELLVIQDPNLKISINKETGEYLLSGIGELHLEITIKKLREKGFDIIASEPMVIYRETIKNQMELTVEPTSQFIKKLGLKLAPLDEDIISFLARYSNEISDQKKIFNILKRSFKDNPFIEKIMCVFPNENILVSDVPEINPKISEILIQVFKSKLAAGLLCEEPVRGMLIYIKELDLDEKKLNIVELTSILNDLFNQIYNSCSPLLLEPIYRIQVTSHPEFVGKISTLISQRRGRVETIIEGRNTVTINGFIPVRETFKLSDELRSKTSGRAFWQMQFHNWQPLGKKEEEQVVRELRERKGLPV; encoded by the coding sequence ATGTCCAGGTACAGAAAACATCTCAATGAAATCCTCACCCTTATGGAGGACCAGAGTAAAATTAGAAACGTTGGTATTGTAGCCCACATCGATCACGGGAAGACAACGTTATCAGACTCGCTGCTAAGCGCATCCGGTTATTTATCAGATGAATTAGCCGGTAGTGTAAGAGCTTTAGATTATTTAGAGGAGGAGCAGCTTAGAGGAATCACTATTAAAGCTGCGAATATATCCCTTTTATTCAACTATAACGCGGACTCTTATCTAGTGAATTTAGTTGATACACCTGGCCACGTAGACTTTACAGGTAACGTTACACGCGCTTTAAGAGTTATAGACGGCGTGATAATAGTGGTGGACTCTGTGGAAGGTGTGATGGCTCAAACTGAAACTGTAACCAGACAGGCGTTATCAGAGAACATTAAACCTGTGTTATTTATTAATAAAATTGACAGACTGATAAACGAGCTTAAGTTATCAGAATCAGAGATACAAGCGCGCCTCCAAAATATAATTATAGAGTTTAATAGCTTAATAGAGTCATATTCAGAAGATCGGTTTAAATCGAATTGGAAAATTAACCCCATAAACGGATCAGCCTTCTTCGGGTCAGCTCTAGATAGATGGGGGTTTAATTATGAAATATTCTCTAAGAGGAATTTAAAATTCAAGTTTATAATTGAGAAATATAAAAACAATGAGAAATCATTATTGAAAAGCGCACTTCCAATTCACGAACCAGTGATTCAAGCGATTATTAACCATTTACCGTCGCCGCGAGAAGCCCAAAAATATAGGATAGATAAAATCTGGTCAGGTAGCCTCGAGTCTGAAGCTGGCGATTATTTAACTAGATGCGAATCATCCGGCCCGGTTATATTAGCGGTTTCAAGCGTATTATACGATCCTAAATTGAAGTATACGCTAATCGCTAGAATCTTTTCAGGAACTATTAGAAGAGGCCAAGTTTTAGTGTCATTATCCGATAAATCCACGCATACAGTAAACCAATTATTTCTAATAATGGGCCCGTCTCGGGAACCTATTGATAAAGCCACCGCCGGCAATATCATTGGCATAACTAGCAATGTAAACATAAAATCCGGGGAAACCCTAGTTCAAGAAGGGTTTGATAATAAAATGATACCTTTTGAACAGATTCGGTATGTCTCAGAGCCTGTTATGACGGTTTCATTAGAGCCTGTGAAACTTACACAATTACCTGAGCTTATAGAAGCCTTAGAGCTTTTAGTCATCCAAGATCCTAATCTGAAAATATCCATTAATAAGGAAACCGGTGAATATCTCCTATCAGGTATAGGCGAACTGCACTTAGAAATCACAATTAAGAAACTCAGAGAGAAAGGATTTGATATTATAGCCTCCGAGCCTATGGTCATTTATCGTGAAACTATAAAAAATCAAATGGAACTCACAGTTGAACCCACATCACAATTTATTAAAAAATTAGGGTTGAAACTAGCGCCTCTAGATGAAGATATCATCTCTTTTTTAGCCAGATACAGCAATGAAATTTCAGATCAAAAAAAGATTTTTAATATTTTAAAAAGAAGCTTCAAAGATAATCCGTTTATTGAAAAAATAATGTGTGTTTTCCCAAACGAGAATATACTAGTAAGCGATGTACCTGAAATAAACCCTAAAATCTCTGAAATTTTAATTCAAGTCTTTAAAAGTAAGCTAGCAGCGGGGTTACTATGCGAAGAGCCTGTAAGAGGCATGTTAATTTATATTAAAGAACTTGATTTAGATGAGAAAAAACTGAATATCGTAGAATTAACCTCTATCCTAAATGATTTATTTAACCAAATTTATAATAGTTGCAGTCCTCTGCTGTTAGAGCCTATTTATAGGATTCAGGTGACCTCTCACCCGGAATTTGTAGGTAAAATTTCAACTCTAATCTCTCAGAGGAGAGGCCGGGTGGAGACCATTATAGAGGGGAGAAACACGGTTACAATCAACGGATTCATTCCTGTTAGAGAAACTTTTAAATTATCTGATGAATTACGCTCGAAAACCTCAGGTAGAGCCTTCTGGCAAATGCAATTCCATAATTGGCAGCCTCTGGGGAAAAAAGAAGAAGAGCAAGTTGTTAGAGAGCTCAGGGAGAGAAAAGGCCTCCCCGTTTAG
- the hycI gene encoding hydrogenase maturation peptidase HycI, which translates to MGLEEEFEEKFKGADRLIILGVGNIIRGDDGVGSKIISSLKGRLDERVKLIDAGPVPESFTDVVKAFQPTHILIIDAADLGREPGWIEFVEEDRILNTSFSTHQMPLSLLVEYFKSETQSKIYLLGIQPLNNSLGEGLTPEVNAAKRRIVKLILKYFKKLS; encoded by the coding sequence TTGGGACTTGAAGAAGAATTCGAAGAAAAATTCAAGGGCGCTGATAGATTAATCATATTAGGAGTCGGTAATATAATCCGCGGCGATGACGGCGTCGGCTCTAAGATAATTAGCTCTTTGAAAGGTAGACTAGATGAGAGAGTTAAGCTTATAGACGCTGGTCCTGTGCCTGAAAGTTTCACAGATGTTGTTAAAGCTTTCCAGCCAACTCATATTTTGATAATAGACGCCGCTGACCTGGGGAGGGAACCGGGCTGGATTGAATTCGTCGAAGAGGACCGAATTTTGAACACATCTTTCTCAACTCATCAAATGCCTTTAAGTCTTCTAGTAGAATATTTTAAATCTGAAACACAAAGTAAAATATATTTATTAGGTATACAGCCTTTGAATAATTCGCTTGGAGAAGGTTTAACGCCGGAAGTGAATGCGGCTAAAAGGAGAATTGTAAAATTAATACTTAAATATTTCAAAAAACTATCTTAA